CCTTCAGTGTCCCCACGCAGCGAAACGGCACCTATTCCGGTTCCCACTCAGTTACGGAATTATCAGCGTATAGAGCAGAATCTCACATCTACTGCCAGCCCTGTGTCAAACCCCCATGGATCACCTAGGTGAGTTATTCTTTTTCTCTTGGCCTTCATTTGTGTTTATACACTGAAAGATGTCTTGCATAGTAAATTACTGCCAGAGTTACTTTTGTGTAAGCTGAATTAGATGAAGAGTTTAAATGTTTTGCACGGAATAATTCAAAACAGACTTTACAATGAGTACAACATATTAGTTCATCACAATCTGCAGTTAGATGGCTGGCAATGTAGTGAGTTTTTCAGAAAAAGAGAAGTAGAGAAACCCTATAATAAACTTGGTTTTTCCACTCTAAAATGTTGCCCAAGGAAATAAAAGGATGAATTCTTGCTCTCTTGTCCTTCTTTGTATATTCTATTATGACATGTACTGAAATGTCAGTAATAAGTTCTTCTGTTCTTATTTCACACGTTAATGAATGCATGCATTGTTTTATTAGAACATCAAGGGACAGATTATGGTATGTGAGTTGTTAATTAGTGCttcataataataaaaagctCTTCTGGCAAACTAGACTTGCTTCCTGGCCCACTCCCAGACTTTCACTCTTTATCCTGTATAGTATTCTATAGAGCCTTGGGACTGGGACAGAAACTGCCCCCCTTTCAAAAGGTTTACTACATTACTGCTCTTTGAGTAAGGTACCTTTAACAAGATAGGTCTCTGGCCTTCCCTTCTCAGCTTCTTCCTTTCTGGTCCTCTGACAACAGATTGCTCTGCTTCTTGTTGGCTGATTAACCCCACCACATGCGTAAGGACTATTTGCAATGTGAGGATGGGATCCCCAGCCTCCCAGCCCATTTATCTTATTTCGGTACCCACTGGAGCCAGAACCTTAGGTTCAAGAGACAGATAACTTGCAacctagttttctttttaaaaacaaaaaaatcacagttaTCTGGACTTTTCAAGATTTCTAATTTTGAGGCTATACTACTGCAGTTTGGCAAGGGCcttactttgtttttaataacttGTTCCCAACAGCTGATCCGCATACCAGGTCCAGTACTTCACTCCTCTGTTGGGTATATTCTAAGCTCCCTTTTCCTGCCTTAATGATCAGCATTTGTGTTGGAGTCTGTTGCTGTTGCCTGCTTTCCCACTCAATTGTGCATGCAGCAATGGGAGTTCACAGGGGTCCATGCTCTATTATGGGCTTAATTGCACAGGCTATTACAACTAGGGTCTGAACTGGTAAAATGAGCTGTCCAAAGGTTGGGAACATTTGTGGTAAATGAATTCTAATTTGTAATATATTACAGCAGCGTCAAAAGTTGTGATTCCACTTTGTGACCAAAGGATATAAAATGCTGCTTATGTTTGGTGTAGAGGGTTCAGTTTAAGGCTCATTTAAAATCCTATTTGGATAAGCATCAATTTCATATGCTTCCCTAAAATGTCATGAGTTTGTTTTGGGTTTGATCTTTTTAGATCTGCAGTGGTGAGACGGTCTAATACCAGCCCTATGGGCTTTCTGAAGATAGGCTCCTGTTCACCAGTACCAGCAGACACTGCGCACGGTGTTGGACGCAGGCTGTCCACAGGGTCTTCAAGACCGTATTCTCCTTCGCCATTAGGTAAGCTCACAAATCAGTAGATAATGAGGGGAGGTATATCAGGAATAACTTTGACATGAGAGTATCTGGTAAATTcaaatcttgtctatttagatttcaTTTGCAAAAGTGGCTCATGTTAAGTGATTGTTTAAAAGAAGCCTGCAATCTATTGTTCTCATACTGTTGTTCTTCCTTCATCAGTAAGGTAGAAATGTAAACTTTTATTCTTGCTTTTAATTTGCTTAGTTGGAACCATACCTGAGCAGCTTGGGCACTGTTGCTGTGGTCAACCTCAAGGGCATGAATCAAGGAGTAGAAATGCCTCAGGTGAGTGGCATTAGGCCAAGTTCCATTTCACTATAGACCTGAAAGCACTGGATGAAGTTGGATTTTAGTCCCACTTTACAgatagcctttctgtgcctccattACCCCCAAGTGGCTTACCGAAGGTTACATGGTAAGTTTGGTGACCTAGGTACCTTTTCTAAATACTACAATCTCCATCCCTGTGGTCCGTCCACAAGACCATAAGGAATTGACTAGTCTCTGTAGTTCACAATATTAAAGGACAGCTCTTTATTCTGGTCCTCTGCATGTTATTTACCAAGGATGGAAATGAACTTAGAATATAATCAGTAACAGTAAAGTACTTCTCGAAATGTGGTTGTGATCAGCATGTCATGAGAAATGGCAGCAAGAAATATCACTGTCTGTGTTCAACATTCCCATCCTCATTCCCTCAGGGAACCCATCAGTATCTGACATTAGTTTTGCTATAGGCATTCAATAAACTTAATTCATCATAAATCATTAGGGCATGCAGGCAGCAAACTGAGGAAGGAGGAAATAGGACTTCATGATGCTTTATTTGATACTATTTAAGATGGGTCCTTCCACTAGCCTCAAGGGATACAGAAGAATTGCTCAGAAGAACAAACTACACCATTTCTAACTGAGGTTTAAATAATGACTTTGCCACCAGTGTTGGTCCATATCTCTCCTGCTCACGGGGCACTTATGTCTGAACTATCTAAAATGTTAGGTATCTTACATTGAATTAGAAccatagagttagaagggaccacaagggtcatctagtccagcggttctcaaccaggggtccagggccccctcAGGgaccgtgagcaggtttcagagggtccaccaagcagggccagtgctagacttgctggggcccagggcagagagcCAAAGCCTGACCACataggctgaagcctggggcccggAACCCCGCCACCTGAGGCTGAAGCTGAAGACTAAGCAACGTAGCTTTGTGTGGGCCCTTGTGGCCCCAAGCAATTGCCCTggcttttgtatgcagaaaaccagttgttgtggcacaggtgggccgtggagtttttatagcatgttgggggggcctcggaaagaaaaaggttgagaacccctgatctagtctaaccccctgccaagatgcaggatttattgtctaaaccatccaagaaaGATGGCTATCCGGCCTCTTCttgaaaacttccagtgaaggagcaagataggaagtttttcctgagatttaatctaaatctgttaTGCTATAGGTAAGATGTTTAAATGTTAAAATATgctgttgaattttttttgtttacttgaaACTTGTTTCCCAAAACTGCCGCCGGTAATGAACTCTTTCACTTCTAAGACAAATGTAGCTAGTAGCCAAACATTTTTTAATATCTGACAACTGtctggcctgtgtgaaatgagttccGTGTCCACGGTGCTTCCATGTCACAAAAATAACTAGCACATTAGTATTCATATTAGCAGTCTCCACAGAGATCAAGGAATGTGACTAGGTCTGCAGACTGAAATATTCTCTTGGTTCAAAAGATGATCCCTCCAGAATATGATTAAGCCACTTTCAAGTTGTACATGTATCTGTTCTTGACTTAAATAGGGGTTTATAGGACTGTTCATTTAGTGCCAGCAACAAATTCACTTAAACAAGTACCCTGCTACAACTCAGTTCTTCTCTTTTTATAGCCTCTTGAGTATTTAAATTCTTTTACCTATTATTAATGATCTGCTTAAGTCCTTTTCATGTTTAACTTGTACCATTTCTTAATATTAAAAGATTCTGgtatttttaatggtaattatCTGTCTTACCCATTTAAATGGGTATTCAAATTCAGAAGCCATGGAAATCATGGCTGCCCAGAGATAAAGTGAAATACCATCACCATTTCCAAGGAATTGAAATGTAAGCATGTATGTAGAGCTTGTGTAATTAACTAGTAGTTTCGGTCAACAAAGGAGAGAGAGCAATTTACAAAAGAATCTAAAAACTTTAAATTCAGAAATCCAAGTCTCAAAGAGCCACTGGCTGATTTTTTTGAAGTTTCTAAACTCTCCAGCAGAAGAGTGAAGGGATTTCAGGCAATCAAAACTGCTGACTGAGAATTCAGAGGAAGAATCGGACATGAGCACTCTGGAATTGTGGGCAAGCACgttatttccaaaacaaaaagaaaaggaatacttgtggcaccttagagactgaccaatttatttgagcataagctttcgtgagctacagctcacttcatcggatgcatactgtggaaactacagaagacattatatacacagagaccatgaaacaatacctcctcccaccccactctcctgctggtaatagcttatctaaagtgatcactctccttacaatgtgtatgataatcaaggtgggccatttccagcacaaatccaggttttctcacccttccccccctcttcccccccccccccacaaactcactctcctgctggcaatagctcatccaaactgaccactctccttacaatgtgtatgataatcaaggtgggccatttccagcataaatccaagtttaaccagaacgttttttgggggagggggtaggaaaaccaaggggaaataggctaccttgcataatgacttagccacttccagtctctatttaagcctaaattaatagtatccaatttgcaaatgaattccaattcagcagtttctcgctggagtctggatttgaagtttttttgttttaagatagcgactttcatgtctgtaattgcgtgaccagagagattgaagtgttctctgactggtttatgaatgttataattcttgacgtctgatttgtgtccatttattcttttatgtagagactgtccagtttgaccaatgtacatggcagaggggcattgctggcacatgatggcatatatcacactggtggatgtgcaggtgaacgagcctctgatagtgtggctgatgttattaggccctgtgatggtgtcccctgaatagatatgtgggcacagttggcaacgggctttgttgcaaggataggttcctgggttagtggttctgttgtgtggtatgtggttgtcggtgagtatttgcttcaggttggggggctgtctgtaggcaaggactggcctgtctcccaagatttgtgagagtgttgggtcatccttcaggataggttgtagatccttaataatgcgttggaggggttttagttgggggctgaaggtgacggctagtggcgttctgttattttctttgttgggcctgtcctgtagtaggtgacttctgggaactcttctggctctatcaatctgtttcttcacttccgcaggtgggtattgtagttgtaagaatgcttgatagagatcttgtaggtgtttgtctctgtctgaggggttggagcaaatgcggttgtatcgcagagcttggctgtagacgatggatcgtgtggtgtggtcagggtgaaagctggaggcatgtaggtaggaatagcggtcagtaggtttctggtatagggtggtggttatgtgaccattgtttattagcactgtagtgtccaggaagtggatctcttttgtggactggaccaggctgaggttgatggtaggatggaaattgttgaaatcatggtggaattcctcaagggcttcttttccatgggtccagatgatgaagatgtcatcaatatagcgcaagtagagtaggggtgttaggggacgagagctgaggaagcgttgttctaaatcagccataaaaatgttggtatactgtggggccatgtgggtacccatagcagtgccgctgatctgaaggtatacattgtccccaaatgtaaaatagttatgggtaaggacaaagtcacaaagttcagccaccaggttagccgtgatgttatcggggatagtgttcttgacggcttgtagtccatctttgtgtggaatgttggtgtagagggcttctacatccatagtggccaggatggtattatcaggaagatcaccgatggattgtagtttcctcaggaagtcagtggtgtctcgaaggtagctgggagtgctggtagcgtagggcctgaggagggagtctacatagccagacaatcctgctgtttgggtgccaatgcctgagatgatggggcgcccaggatttccaggtttatggatcttaggtagtagatagaatatcccaggtcagggttccaggggtgtgtctgtgcggatttgatcttgtgctgcccagcttgattatcatacacattgtaaggagagtgatcactttagataagctattaccagcaggagagtggggtgggaggaggtattgtttcatggtctctgtgtatatataatgtcttctgcagtttccacagtatgcatccgatgaagtgagctgtagctcacgaaagcttatgctcaaataaattggttagtctctaaggtgccacaagtactccttttctttttgtgaatacagactaacacagctgttactctgaaacatttccaaaACAGTCATTGCTTAATGGAATGGAATCAAATCAAGGTGTGAGGTAGAGCAGTCACTTTAACTATAGTAAATGTAGGCCTCATAAGGTAATTAAAAGACTTGGCTAAATAGTTACAGGCACTTCATTGCGTGAACTTGGAAGAAGGTTTAAGATGAGTGGTTTTGGAAGCACCAGTTTATGGCTGCTTTAATTGAGAGTTAAGCCACTTTAAATCACTTTTTTGTAACTTATGATCAAAAGATTATCAGAATAGGAAAAAGTCAGAAGGGTGGGTTCACTTCCTGTAATAGCCCTTTGGAAGCACCAGTTTATGAAACAGAACCAGAGTTCAAAAAACCTGTTGATTTGGCTGCCTCTTAAGAAACAGATACATTGCCATGCTACTATACAGTATAGCATGAAAAACAAGCGAAGAAATTAACCACTGTGCTATATTTTCAAAGTTCTGCAACTTGACTTAAAGATAAGTGAAACTGTTAGCACTTCACTGTCAGAGTTGTTTAAGATTGTGAAGAGGTACATGTTATCTGCAAGGCTGTGACCATGAGATTTCAGTATTATGTACAATCCTCACTTGGTGCAATACCTCATCTGAAAGATAAGAGGATGCCATCAAATTTCAATCTATATAATTGATGGCATTGATAACTGGTCATTTTGAGTTTGAAGCTTGATATTAACAAACTACTTGCATTCCCATTAGGAACACTTAGAATTTACAGCATCACATTTTAACAATCCATCTGGAACTTCAGCTGCACAGACAGAAAATACCCCTTTAGGAAGGGCACCCTTTTTTGGATGCAACTTTGAGAGAATACTCCTTACTCAAAGCTCATTATTTAACCAAATGGGTCCTAAAGTTCCTTGGTCTGGGTTTGCTCAAGAAAAACCTGACGTTCATGCCAAGGAGTGGACTTGTTTGGGGTATGGAGGGTTTTAAGCAGTATTCCCGTTGGTGGAGGGTAGAAAACAAATGATCCAGGTAATAGCCCTTTGCATTACCCTgtcctgttaaaagaaaaggaggacttgtggcgccttagagactaacacatttatttgagcataagcttttgtgagccacagctcacttcatcgctagTATCTACATTCTTTGCAGAAGCCATGAGATGAGTTGCCTTTTATGATTGGAGACGCTTTCATTAAACTTAGTACCTGCTGGAGCTGACCATTTCATTTATTATGGCTGAACTCTCCAGAGGTACTGAAGCAGCTTGTACAGCTATCACCTTGAAATCCTGTCCCTTTGGGCTATTGACCATGTTGTGTATCACTCCTCGATGTATGTCTAGCCTTTAGTTTGGGCGGTTGGCATTCTGAATCCAATCCTCCTGCCAGCTGATGAACAAACATATCTCACAACAATATAAAACTCTGTCCTTTCAGATTAACTTCAGAGctcaatatttcattttttgtagGGCTGTTTTGAAATCACTGCTAGCAGAATCACACTTCCTTTTGGTGCCTCTCCACAGGTTCTCCAATACCACAGTCTCAATCACCGCAGTCCCTCTTGATGGGAGCCAGGCTGCAGAGTGCTCCAACTCTAACAGATATCTACCAGAACAAACAGAAGCTTCGAAAGCAACATTCAGACCCTGTATGCCCATCATATGCAGGGTATGGGTATAGCTACTCTCCACAGCCAAGTAGGCCAGTCAGCCTGGGAACATCACCTACAAAACATATGGGATCATCACCTAGGAGCTCAGACTGGCTGTTTAAAACTCCATTACCAACAATTATTGGCTCTCCCACTAAGGTTTGTTAAACTTAAACTTAATTCTGTCTGAAAAACATTGTTACGATATAGTATTTACCTACAGCTATCTCAGTAACTGAGAGTACTCGCTTGTATGCTAACCAGATTCAATGCTTGTTTAGGCAACTGCTCCTTTCAAGATACCGAAGACTCAAGCATCCTCAAACTTGCTGGCCTTGGTTAGTCGTCAGGGTTCGGCGGATGTCCCATTGCAGTCTAAAGACATGACTGACCCAAGGGACTTCACACACTTCCACTCGACACAAGGAAGTGAAAAACAGGCAGTAGAACAGCACAGCAAGGCTCCATTTGGCAGGTAGAAATCATATCTGTTTACAAACTGCAGACATTGTGTAGGCATAATTTGTCTCAGAACAGCATGGCAGCTCTATAAACCAGAGTGCTGTTGCATGCAATTTATAGCCTGTGGTTTGTTTTGAGATATTTCTTGTTATGGAGACATTGGAGGTTAGTGTGTACCACAGAAACCTCACctgcagtgtaaaaaaaaaaaaagtgttgactTCCTAGACTGCTTCACCGTATTGCTGTTAAGttcccttttatttgttttgatcATCTAAATTTGGAGTTCTAGTCCCCACCATTAGCCTCTTTCCAGTTTTTACTTCAGAATTCTGATAAACTTAATGTGGCTAAACTTGAAATACCCTCTTAACCTGTGGGGTATTTGCACAATTGTATTATTTCAGGAAGTTCAGTGttgatactacagagaattcttgaAATCAGACGTGTAACATCTCCCAGAAAGCCCCCCTCAGTTGTGAGGTGCAGAGGAAACTACATTGagaattttttccattttcatttgcttttctgTGTAGATCTGTCAGTACTGGGAAGTTGTCAGATCAACAAGCGAAGACTATCCTTGGTGGCCAGTTATATCAGGGCAGCACAGACAGCCTCAATACTGAGCGACCAATGGATACAGGTAAAGAACAGATTAATTCGGGTATTATTTTAGTTTAAAGCCTACAACCAAATTATCGTTCCATCAGTTTTAGGAGATTTTATGGACATTCTCACTGGTTAGAGTGGTTGCTGTGTCACGAACACTAATGATGGTTCTGATAATACTTTGACACAAACATTAACTCTTCAGAAGATTTCTGCATGTGTATGTTGAATATCTCTATAAAGCACCATATATAGTTGGGCACTGTCTGTAAATAAGAGCATCCCAGAACTGCCCTGATGATAAAAATATCAGAACTGTGTATGctcatttggggtttttttcactACCTCTGTTGCAACTCCATCTTCTTATTCCAGCTTGTTTTTCCCATGGAGATTAGTTTCCAACGTGCTGGCTTGTCTTATCCTCTACGGCTAGTGGTTGTGCCTTCCATAAGCCAGCCAACAGAGGATGCTATATCAACCTTATGGCTAGAATTcccaaagtttgtttttttttaaaccaggggGCTATCCAGGGAggcctgatttatttatttttttcagcctCCTGCGCTGCctttttgtcttattttcaatAGCATCTATTTCCATAGGGTCTAAGCACTGTCTCTGGGTTTTCAAAAGTCATCTCCAGTTCTCTTCCCCGAGGAGAAGAGTTTAGAGCTAAGAGCAAATTTAGTTTCAAGTGGAACTTGGAAGGAGATGTGAAAAGCTAAGGGTGCATCTTAGTTCTGATTGTGTTCAGCTAAGTGGGCCCAGCACTACTTTCGGCATGTGGTATTATTTGCTGTCAGACTTCAAAGATGCCCTCGTTTTTCCCCAGTCTAGTCCAAAGTCTGGCTCTGTTTCAGAGAGTGGTGTATATTATAAGGACTAACATACCATGTAAACCTTTTATTCCAGCTCCAGCAGGGGCCTGTGGAATTGCAATGGCACTTCCTTCCATAGGAACTGGAGCAAGTTCTAGGGCAGTAATGTTTACTGTGGGTTCCCCTCCAAATAGTGCTACCCCTCCTACTTGCACCCATATGGTCCTCAGAACTAGAACAACTTCAGGTAAGACACCCCTAAAACAATGCATCTTTGGCAAATGTAATGTCTaaatttgtaagctctttggaatgGGGACCtgattctttgtgtgtgtttgtaaggTGCATAGCACAGTAGGGCCTCAGGACAATGCTGTAGCAAGTGTTAAACCATAATCAGGACTAGAGAGGAATGTCAGTCTGTCCTCTGACTTTTCTCTCCATAAAAGAGGGATGAAGCTGTTAGTTCAACATTCTGTAGTATACATTTGTGACAGTCTACGCCATGTCTGTGATGGGATCTAACGTTGTTTCAGATGGCATACACGGTTGTTTGTTCCAAGATACAAAAAAGTAGAtttttaacaataataataatgcacaGGGTTTGGAAGCATACTGGATTCCAGCACACCTTAGTGTGTGCTTTGAAATATAGACGCCAACAGGCTAAATGCCTTCCTCCATTTGAAGTGTGGATGGCCAGCATATCTGCATAAGGGCTTTTTTGTGAACTTGATCCAGTCTGTTGAATTTGACTGGGTACCTACAGTCAGAATCCTTGTCAGCCAATCACCTTTTCTTCTCACAGTGCCCATTTTATAAATCTTCACTGTCCAATAAGGAATGCCACTTAGGTACTGGACAGACGGTATAAAGCATAACGAAAAACTCCCCCTGGTGAATTTAGGTGACTTCTGCTTTATCCTGGACCAAGCTGTTTGGACtgagtgtgttttatttttcctataGTTGGATCAAACAGTTCTGGAGGGTCTCTCTGCTCTACTAGTGGCCGTGTATATATGGGCTCCCCTCCCGGTATTTATATGGGGTCATCTCCTCCTGGAGCAGAGGCAGCTCCAAGTCTGAAGTACATGTCTTACGGTACTTCACCTCCCAGCTTAGAGGGTTTTATCACTTTTGAAGCTCCTGAACTGCCTGAGGAAACATTAATGGAGGTACAGAAAAATTAATGTTTTGTCATGTTTAATGCCAATAAACGAGTACTTAGAAATGATGGAAATAAGGCTGAGGATCTGCCTGAGTTCTTGAGTTCCTGCTCTTGGTATTAATAGTGTGTGTGTTGCACAGTGTTGCTGAGATGCTGACTATTCTCCAGATAGCTGCCATGTATTTGCCACATGGCCTATTGTGATTAAATTGTCTTCTCCTTTCCTTCTGGCAGAGAGAACATACGGATACACTGCGTCATCTGAACACGATGCTGACTTTTATAGAATGTGTACTGGACCTGACAGCAATACGGGGAGGAAACCCAGAACTGTGCACCTCTGCAGTGTCATTGTATCAGATTCAGGAGAGCGTGGTGGTTGATCAGATAAGCCAACTAAGCAAAGAATGGGGGTAGGTATTTGGCTAAGTAGTTGTTCTAGAATTAGTGAATTTCAGATCAATTCGTATGTCTGCGCATGACCGTCCTCGTTCTGACTTTGTCAGAAGTGACCTTTCTGCTTTAGGGAATGTTTGGTGGTAGTatgaacatttttttaacaacTGAAAAGCAAAAAGGCCCAGAAACAGCGTAGCAGAGGAAAGACTGAAATGGGCCGGCAGGTGAATAACTAGGAATCCTGGAAAAGGGAAAGTGATGAGGGGTGGGGGcttgtttctttttctctgaaCTGTCAGATGAGAGGAGGGCGAGGCTGGTGGCTGCTGCCTAGAGCAGTGTTACACTTCGTCATGCCTGGGAATCTGAGCTCCAGTCTTCACATCCTCAGTTATGGGGAAAGGGGAGCTCTCTGCATGACTCCATCAGTAACTATCTCTGGCTGACCAGGAGCGGCGATACTGAGCTCCAAAGGGAGTCACATCTAAGCCTCTGTCAGAGAATCAGCTCGGTCCTGATGTGAAACCTTTAGAAGTGAGGAGAAATAAGGTGAAAATGCTGGTGATGGGAGTGGAAATTTCAGTTGTTTCTCCCTTCCTGCAAAAAAGAAATGGTGTGTGTGATGGTCCCAAATGTTGGAATTATGAAAGTaacccctggggtggggagagtgtgTGAGGACACTCGAGAAAAGTGCAAGCAGGGGCTTTCTGGAAGGACATTGGCCTCATGTAATTAACCTACAAACAACAAATTGGGTTTCTTCTATTTTGTGCATGAAAACAAAGTTTAGATGTGCActctctcctggccagagagaTGGGTTCTCTCACAACCAGTGCTGCACAGAGCGCCCGGGGTGCTTTGTCATTTTTGTACACCTGTTTCCTCACTCCCGACAGTTATTTCTTGTCAGCACATAGTGT
This DNA window, taken from Lepidochelys kempii isolate rLepKem1 chromosome 17, rLepKem1.hap2, whole genome shotgun sequence, encodes the following:
- the ULK2 gene encoding serine/threonine-protein kinase ULK2 isoform X5; the protein is MEAVGDFEYSKKDLIGHGAFAVVFKGRHRKKTDWEVAIKSINKKNLSKSQILLGKEIKILKELQHENIVALYDVQEMPNSVFLVMEYCNGGDLADYLQAKGTLSEDTIRVFLQQIAAAMRILHSKGIIHRDLKPQNILLSYASRRKSSVSGIRIKIADFGFARYLHSNMMAATLCGSPMYMAPEVIMSQHYDAKADLWSIGTVIYQCLVGKPPFQANSPQDLRMFYEKNRNLIPSIPRETSAYLADLLLGLLQRNQKDRMDFEAFFNHPFLDQISTVKKSCPVPVPTYAGSISGSSCGSSPCRFASPPSLPDMQHIQEDNLSSPPLGPPNYLQVSKDSASTSSKNSSCDTDDFVLVPHNVSSDHSYDMPLGAAGRRASSDFMMCGGQSPLTISGSSGTLQKPSSSSTRSSSSGSANRQCQPSVSPRSETAPIPVPTQLRNYQRIEQNLTSTASPVSNPHGSPRSAVVRRSNTSPMGFLKIGSCSPVPADTAHGVGRRLSTGSSRPYSPSPLVGTIPEQLGHCCCGQPQGHESRSRNASGSPIPQSQSPQSLLMGARLQSAPTLTDIYQNKQKLRKQHSDPVCPSYAGYGYSYSPQPSRPVSLGTSPTKHMGSSPRSSDWLFKTPLPTIIGSPTKATAPFKIPKTQASSNLLALVSRQGSADVPLQSKDMTDPRDFTHFHSTQGSEKQAVEQHSKAPFGRSVSTGKLSDQQAKTILGGQLYQGSTDSLNTERPMDTAPAGACGIAMALPSIGTGASSRAVMFTVGSPPNSATPPTCTHMVLRTRTTSVGSNSSGGSLCSTSGRVYMGSPPGIYMGSSPPGAEAAPSLKYMSYGTSPPSLEGFITFEAPELPEETLMEREHTDTLRHLNTMLTFIECVLDLTAIRGGNPELCTSAVSLYQIQESVVVDQISQLSKEWGCQNSE